In Brassica rapa cultivar Chiifu-401-42 chromosome A06, CAAS_Brap_v3.01, whole genome shotgun sequence, a single window of DNA contains:
- the LOC103827666 gene encoding YDG domain-containing protein At5g47150, translating to MDRARKRPIVYAIRDFPPGCGTAPSNVPDKDHFKNPRTSDDVVVENQSPDHSDADSEPSGASLIEEQKFRTSKHDRGLKQESPLPSSYHGRVLGASKHKGSCSKQEPESQHSDHVVAAPPTPREKVLEVLRAFKDVYRELDRNKQARRGGDSFDATARIDIKAQAFLESEGRHVNTEKRIGQVPGVNIGDEFQYKTELRLVGLHFKTMCGIDYMEVGGVKYATCIVASEGYGYNDKFDAGVVIYTGEGGNVISKHENKTEDQKMLKGNLALANSMRHKTEVRVIRGMERWDGKGKRYVYDGLYLVDKYWLEKGVSGKSMYKFKLCKIPGQPR from the coding sequence ATGGATCGTGCTCGCAAGCGACCAATTGTCTATGCAATTCGTGATTTTCCACCTGGTTGTGGAACTGCTCCCTCTAATGTTCCTGACAAAGATCATTTCAAGAATCCAAGAACAAGTGATGATGTTGTTGTCGAGAATCAGAGTCCTGATCATTCTGATGCAGATTCAGAACCTAGTGGAGCTTCTCTCATAGAAGAACAAAAGTTTAGAACCTCTAAACACGATCGTGGTCTCAAACAAGAATCCCCCTTACCAAGCTCTTATCATGGTCGTGTTCTTGGAGCTTCTAAACACAAAGGAAGTTGTTCCAAACAAGAACCAGAGTCTCAACACTCTGATCATGTTGTTGCTGCACCTCCTACACCTCGTGAGAAAGTGCTTGAGGTCTTGCGTGCTTTTAAAGATGTTTATAGGGAGTTGGATCGAAACAAACAAGCGAGACGCGGTGGAGATTCGTTTGACGCTACAGCTAGAATAGACATCAAAGCACAAGCTTTCCTAGAGAGCGAGGGGAGACACGTGAACACAGAGAAGAGAATCGGACAAGTTCCCGGAGTCAACATTGGCGACGAGTTCCAGTACAAAACAGAACTTCGTCTTGTCGGGCTTCACTTCAAGACCATGTGCGGGATCGACTACATGGAAGTAGGAGGTGTGAAGTACGCGACATGCATTGTTGCCTCTGAGGGATATGGATACAACGATAAGTTTGATGCTGGTGTTGTGATATATACAGGTGAAGGAGGTAACGTGATAAGCAAGCATGAAAACAAAACTGAAGATCAGAAGATGTTAAAGGGCAACTTAGCTTTAGCTAATAGCATGAGACACAAGACAGAAGTGAGAGTGATACGTGGCATGGAGAGATGGGATGGTAAAGGGAAGCGTTACGTCTATGATGGGTTGTACTTAGTTGATAAGTATTGGTTAGAGAAAGGAGTTAGTGGTAAGAGTATGTATAAGTTTAAGCTTTGTAAAATTCCAGGTCAACCTCGTTGA
- the LOC103827667 gene encoding GATA transcription factor 27 isoform X1, protein MGKQGPCYHCGVTSTPLWRNGPPEKPVLCNACGSRWRTKGSLVNYTPLHSRAEVDDINDHRPPKMMMMNKKIPKRRPYQENFTVKRTNYEFNNGFKKRTLDELEASNRSSSGSVVSNSESCDQSNAWETTFPSKKRTCVVGRPKAASSVEKLTKDLYSILQEQQSSCLSGTSEEDLLFENESPMVIGHGSVLLRDPHEESEASSLLVESSKSSSMHSAEFVVNKSQRSLNFGCRTKPQVLGRHSLPLCNIDLKNVFNFDEFIEKFTKEEQQKLMKLLPGVDSVDLPESLRSMFECSQFKDNFSLFQQLVADGVFQPLSSSSSSSGSKLEELKTLAKLALSDPNKSHLLESYHMLKEQRKGIQDSVTKSSDNHSLVTIERPCESLNQNFSETRTVMKSPKEMIKIRSKQIQTKEIIENSVSCLNHMSYGGSMAYSYEDNDISDQDLLLDVPSNGSYPQAELLHMI, encoded by the exons ATGGGAAAGCAAGGGCCTTGCTATCACTGTGGCGTCACAA GCACACCTCTATGGAGAAACGGGCCACCAGAGAAGCCAGTACTGTGCAATGCGTGTGGTTCCAGATGGAGAACGAAAGGATCATTAGTAAACTACACTCCCCTTCATTCTCGCGCTGAAGTTGATGATATTAATGATCACAGACCTccaaagatgatgatgatgaacaaAAAGATTCCCAAGAGGAGACCATATCAAGAAAACTTCACAGTCAAACGAACCAACTATGAATTCAACAACGGTTTCAAGAAGAGGACCTTAGACGAATTAGAAGCTAGCAACAGGTCGAGCTCAGGGTCGGTTGTGTCCAACTCAGAGAGCTGTGATCAATCCAATGCGTGGGAGACTACTTTTCCTTCTAAGAAGAGGACTTGTGTGGTGGGGCGTCCAAAGGCGGCTTCTTCAGTTGAGAAGCTCACAAAGGATCTCTATAGTATCTTACAAGAACAACAGTCTTCTTGTCTCTCTGGTACTTCAGAGGAAGACTTGCTTTTTGAGAACGAGTCACCGATGGTGATAGGACATGGGAGTGTTCTCTTGAGAGATCCTCATGAGGAATCTGAAGCTAGCTCGCTCTTGGTTGAGAGCAGCAAGTCCTCATCAATGCATTCTGCTGAGTTTGTGGTTAATAAAAGCCAGAGATCTCTAAATTTTGGTTGCAGGACCAAACCTCAAGTCCTGGGAAGACATAGTTTACCACTCTGTAACATAGATTTGAAG AATGTTTTCAACTTTGATGAGTTCATAGAAAAGTTCACAAAGGAAGAACAGCAAAAGCTGATGAAACTACTTCCTGGAGTTGACTCTGTTGATCTTCCTGAAAG cctCAGAAGCATGTTTGAGTGTTCTCAGTTCAAAGATAACTTCTCCTTGTTTCAGCAACTAGTTGCAGATGGTGTCTTTCAGCCattatcatcatcttcttcttcctctggaTCAAAACTTGAAGAGCTTAAGACTCTTGCAAAGCTTGCTTTATCTGATCCTAACAAATCCCATTTGTTGGAAAGCTATCACATGCTCAAG GAACAGAGAAAAGGGATTCAAGACTCTGTTACTAAATCATCAGATAATCATAGTCTAGTAACCATTGAAAGACCTTGTGAAAGCCTAAACCAAAACTTCTCAG AGACAAGGACTGTGATGAAGAGCCCCAAAGAAATGATAAAGATTAGATCAAAACAAATCCAAACCAAAGAGATTATAGAGAATAGTGTCTCTTGCCTTAACCATATGAGCTATGGTGGGTCTATGGCATATAGCTATGAAGATAATGATATTTCTGATCAGGATCTTCTTCTTGACGTGCCGTCAAATGGATCATACCCTCAAGCAGAGCTTCTTCACATGATATGA
- the LOC103827667 gene encoding GATA transcription factor 27 isoform X2 yields MGKQGPCYHCGVTSTPLWRNGPPEKPVLCNACGSRWRTKGSLVNYTPLHSRAEVDDINDHRPPKMMMMNKKIPKRRPYQENFTVKRTNYEFNNGFKKRTLDELEASNRSSSGSVVSNSESCDQSNAWETTFPSKKRTCVVGRPKAASSVEKLTKDLYSILQEQQSSCLSGTSEEDLLFENESPMVIGHGSVLLRDPHEESEASSLLVESSKSSSMHSAEFVVNKSQRSLNFGCRTKPQVLGRHSLPLCNIDLKNVFNFDEFIEKFTKEEQQKLMKLLPGVDSVDLPESLRSMFECSQFKDNFSLFQQLVADGVFQPLSSSSSSSGSKLEELKTLAKLALSDPNKSHLLESYHMLKRKGIQDSVTKSSDNHSLVTIERPCESLNQNFSETRTVMKSPKEMIKIRSKQIQTKEIIENSVSCLNHMSYGGSMAYSYEDNDISDQDLLLDVPSNGSYPQAELLHMI; encoded by the exons ATGGGAAAGCAAGGGCCTTGCTATCACTGTGGCGTCACAA GCACACCTCTATGGAGAAACGGGCCACCAGAGAAGCCAGTACTGTGCAATGCGTGTGGTTCCAGATGGAGAACGAAAGGATCATTAGTAAACTACACTCCCCTTCATTCTCGCGCTGAAGTTGATGATATTAATGATCACAGACCTccaaagatgatgatgatgaacaaAAAGATTCCCAAGAGGAGACCATATCAAGAAAACTTCACAGTCAAACGAACCAACTATGAATTCAACAACGGTTTCAAGAAGAGGACCTTAGACGAATTAGAAGCTAGCAACAGGTCGAGCTCAGGGTCGGTTGTGTCCAACTCAGAGAGCTGTGATCAATCCAATGCGTGGGAGACTACTTTTCCTTCTAAGAAGAGGACTTGTGTGGTGGGGCGTCCAAAGGCGGCTTCTTCAGTTGAGAAGCTCACAAAGGATCTCTATAGTATCTTACAAGAACAACAGTCTTCTTGTCTCTCTGGTACTTCAGAGGAAGACTTGCTTTTTGAGAACGAGTCACCGATGGTGATAGGACATGGGAGTGTTCTCTTGAGAGATCCTCATGAGGAATCTGAAGCTAGCTCGCTCTTGGTTGAGAGCAGCAAGTCCTCATCAATGCATTCTGCTGAGTTTGTGGTTAATAAAAGCCAGAGATCTCTAAATTTTGGTTGCAGGACCAAACCTCAAGTCCTGGGAAGACATAGTTTACCACTCTGTAACATAGATTTGAAG AATGTTTTCAACTTTGATGAGTTCATAGAAAAGTTCACAAAGGAAGAACAGCAAAAGCTGATGAAACTACTTCCTGGAGTTGACTCTGTTGATCTTCCTGAAAG cctCAGAAGCATGTTTGAGTGTTCTCAGTTCAAAGATAACTTCTCCTTGTTTCAGCAACTAGTTGCAGATGGTGTCTTTCAGCCattatcatcatcttcttcttcctctggaTCAAAACTTGAAGAGCTTAAGACTCTTGCAAAGCTTGCTTTATCTGATCCTAACAAATCCCATTTGTTGGAAAGCTATCACATGCTCAAG AGAAAAGGGATTCAAGACTCTGTTACTAAATCATCAGATAATCATAGTCTAGTAACCATTGAAAGACCTTGTGAAAGCCTAAACCAAAACTTCTCAG AGACAAGGACTGTGATGAAGAGCCCCAAAGAAATGATAAAGATTAGATCAAAACAAATCCAAACCAAAGAGATTATAGAGAATAGTGTCTCTTGCCTTAACCATATGAGCTATGGTGGGTCTATGGCATATAGCTATGAAGATAATGATATTTCTGATCAGGATCTTCTTCTTGACGTGCCGTCAAATGGATCATACCCTCAAGCAGAGCTTCTTCACATGATATGA